A single Meles meles chromosome 20, mMelMel3.1 paternal haplotype, whole genome shotgun sequence DNA region contains:
- the SGTA gene encoding small glutamine-rich tetratricopeptide repeat-containing protein alpha: MDNKKRLAYAIIRFLHDQLRHGGLSSDAQESLEVAIQCLETAFGVTVEDHDLALPQTLPEIFEAAAAGKEVPQDLRSPERTPPSEEDSAEAERLKTEGNEQMKVENFEAAVHFYGKAIELNPANAVYFCNRAAAYSKLGNYAGAVQDCERAICIDPSYSKAYGRMGLALSSLNKHTEAVAYYKKALELDPDNETYKSNLKIAELKLRETPSPTGGVGSFDIAGLLNNPSFMSMASNLMNNPQVQQLMSGMISGGHNPLGTPGTSPSQNDLASLIQAGQQFAQQMQQQNPELIEQLRSQIRSRTPSASNDDQQE, encoded by the exons ATGGATAACAAGAAGCGCCTGGCCTATGCCATCATCCGGTTCCTGCACGACCAGCTCCGGCACGGGGGGCTCTCGTCCGACGCCCAGGAGAGCTTGGAAG TTGCAATCCAGTGCCTGGAGACCGCTTTCGGGGTGACCGTGGAGGACCACGATCTCGCTCTCCCTCAGACCCTTCCGGAAATATTTGAAGCAGCTGCCGCGGGCAAG GAGGTGCCGCAGGACCTGAGGAGCCCCGAGCGTACCCCACCTTCAGAGGAGGACTCGGCTGAGGCAGAGCGCCTCAAGACAGAAG gaaATGAGCAGATGAAAGTGGAGAACTTTGAAGCTGCTGTGCACTTCTACGGCAAAGCCATCGAGCTGAACCCGGCCAACGCGGTCTATTTCTGTAACAG AGCCGCGGCCTACAGCAAACTCGGGAACTACGCTGGGGCTGTGCAGGACTGCGAGCGAGCCATCTGCATAGACCCGTCCTACAGCAAAGCCTACGGCAGGATGGG CCTCGCGCTCTCCAGCTTGAACAAGCACACCGAGGCTGTGGCCTACTACAAGAAGGCCTTGGAGCTGGATCCTGACAATGAGACCTACAAGTCGAACCTCAAGATAGCCGAGCTGAAGTTGAGGGAGACGCCGAGTCCC ACAGGAGGCGTCGGTAGCTTTGACATCGCTGGCCTGCTCAACAACCCCAGCTTCATGAGCATG GCGTCCAACCTCATGAACAACCCGCAGGTTCAGCAGCT CATGTCCGGCATGATTTCGGGTGGCCACAACCCGCTGGGGACTCCCGGCACCAGCCCCTCACAGAACGACCTGGCCAGTCTCATCCAGGC CGGGCAGCAGTTTGCGCAGCAGATGCAGCAGCAGAACCCAGAGTTGATAGAGCAGCTCCGGAGCCAGATCCGGAGTCGGACCCCCAGCGCCAGCAACGACGACCAGCAGGAGTGA